A window of the Halichoerus grypus chromosome 2, mHalGry1.hap1.1, whole genome shotgun sequence genome harbors these coding sequences:
- the KRT23 gene encoding keratin, type I cytoskeletal 23 → MNSSHNFSQTPSGSLRGRGGSWDQLGSFPQAPSIHGGAGGVRISLSFSSSSCLPPGGPWGSRRGNSFPATSGKVVMQNLNDRLASYLDKVRALEEANEKLESRILKWHEQRDPGSKQNYTQYEENISHLQEQIMDGKMTNAQIILLIDNARMAVDDFGLKYENEHSFKKDLEIEVEGLRKTLDDLTIVTTDLEQEVEGMRKELILMKKRHEQEMEEHHVPNDFKVSVKVDTTPGEDLIKVLEDMRQEYEFIIKKKHQDLDAWYKEQSAAMAQEVASPAAVPSSQSDIHELKRTFQALEIDLQAQRNRKSALGNMLPETQSRYSCQLQDMQRIISHYEDELMQLRHDLEHQHNEYKVLLGIKTHLEKEITTYHQLLEGESEGTKEEESKSSVKAPKIKAITQESVNGRIILSQVNEIQKCA, encoded by the exons ATGAACTCCAGCCACAACTTTAGCCAGACCCCCTCAGGCTCCCTCCGTGGCAGGGGAGGCAGCTGGGACCAGCTGGGGAGCTTCCCTCAGGCTCCCAGCATCCATGGGGGGGCCGGGGGTGTCCGCATCTCCCTTTCCTTCAGCTCATCAAGCTGCCTGCCTCCTGGAGGTCCTTGGGGATCTAGAAGAGGCAATTCCTTCCCAGCTACAAGTGGGAAGGTGGTGATGCAGAACCTCAACGACCGCCTGGCTTCCTACCTGGACAAGGTGCGTGCCCTGGAGGAGGCCAACGAGAAGCTCGAAAGTCGCATCTTGAAGTGGCACGAGCAGAGAGATCCTGGCAGTAAGCAAAATTACACCCAGTATGAGGAAAACATCAGCCACCTACAGGAGCAG ATCATGGACGGCAAGATGACCAATGCTCAAATCATTCTTCTCATTGACAATGCTAGGATGGCGGTGGATGACTTTGGCCTCAA GTATGAAAATGAACACTCCTTCAAGAAAGATCTGGAAATTGAAGTTGAAGGTCTCCGAAAGACCTTGGATGATCTGACCATTGTCACAACAGATCTGGAACAGGAGGTTGAAGGGATGAGGAAAGAGCTCATCCTCATGAAAAAGCGACATGAGCAG GAAATGGAGGAACATCATGTACCAAATGACTTCAAGGTCAGTGTGAAGGTGGATACAACTCCAGGAGAAGATCTGATTAAGGTTCTGGAGGATATGAGACAGGAATATGAGTTTATAATAAAGAAGAAGCATCAAGACTTGGACGCTTGGTATAAAGAACAG TCAGCCGCCATGGCCCAGGAGGTGGCCAGTCCAGCAGCTGTTCCGAGCAGTCAAAGTGACATCCATGAGCTGAAGCGAACTTTCCAGGCCCTGGAGATTGACCTGCAGGCACAGCGCAACAGG AAATCTGCTTTAGGGAACATGTTACCGGAAACGCAGTCTCGGTACTCCTGCCAGCTCCAGGACATGCAACGGATCATCTCCCACTACGAGGACGAACTGATGCAGCTACGCCATGACCTGGAGCATCAGCACAATGAATACAAGGTCCTCCTGGGCATCAAGACCCACCTAGAGAAGGAAATCACCACCTACCACCAGCTcctggagggagagagtgaggg GACAAAGGAGGAGGAATCAAAGTCAAGtgtgaaag CTCCAAAGATCAAGGCCATCACACAGGAGAGTGTCAATGGAAGAATAATTCTTTCTCAAGTGAATGAGATCCAAAAGTGTGCATAA